A genomic window from Rhodothermales bacterium includes:
- a CDS encoding ABC transporter substrate-binding protein has protein sequence MRKLLFLGLLLVYTFRLNEVQAQANPIPTQDSAESVFITALEAYEDREFDVAARLFGVVANTYDFHRKTTAALMMRAKSLYHRGDYDLAVRELNSFLSRYPRSRYAIEARNTLALSEQGLDQTANKVDIFRLGVALPLTNEAAGLSQELFNGIRLAVEAYNAGSQRQPDGTLRPMVQMVFQDTHNDAGRARQAIETLATVERVDAIIGPLFSAEAEAAARAAEDRRVVLIAPLATSETVAQGRTYIFQANPTFSLRGRLMARFAVRSLRLSRLALIADGESPEDRLQAANFANEVLRLGAEMRFETYLDDSRDWFRLNETMSRDSIQQAEAVFIPITGNNAPTLIGGALSSMDRIGAGTRVLGTVSWHNLPMSSQASQYNVTYSNDYYVDESAPETQAFISQYRTLARELPTRPAFSGYDVARFLLERVAQQPYDARPLIERIHAAPPFEGLSIRLDFAEGNVNEALYYHRYVDGAVTLMR, from the coding sequence ATGCGGAAGCTCTTATTCCTCGGATTGCTGCTCGTTTACACCTTTCGGCTGAACGAAGTGCAGGCTCAGGCCAATCCGATCCCCACCCAGGATTCGGCCGAGTCGGTGTTTATTACGGCCCTCGAAGCCTACGAAGACCGCGAATTCGATGTCGCCGCGCGCCTGTTCGGCGTGGTGGCCAACACCTACGATTTTCATCGGAAGACGACGGCGGCGCTCATGATGCGCGCCAAGTCCCTCTATCACCGGGGGGATTACGACCTGGCCGTGCGAGAGTTGAACAGCTTCCTCTCTCGTTACCCACGCAGCCGCTACGCGATCGAAGCCCGCAATACCCTCGCCCTGTCCGAACAGGGTCTCGACCAGACGGCGAACAAGGTTGATATCTTCCGGCTGGGCGTTGCGCTCCCCCTGACCAACGAGGCCGCCGGCCTCAGCCAGGAGCTGTTTAATGGCATCCGGCTGGCCGTGGAGGCGTACAACGCCGGCTCCCAGCGTCAACCCGACGGCACGCTGCGTCCGATGGTGCAGATGGTGTTTCAGGATACCCACAACGACGCCGGCCGGGCGCGGCAGGCGATCGAAACCCTGGCGACCGTCGAACGGGTCGACGCCATCATCGGCCCGCTGTTTAGCGCCGAAGCCGAAGCCGCCGCTCGCGCCGCGGAGGACCGACGCGTCGTGCTGATCGCCCCGCTAGCGACGTCCGAAACCGTAGCGCAGGGCCGCACCTATATTTTCCAGGCCAACCCGACCTTCTCCCTGCGCGGCCGGCTCATGGCCCGCTTCGCCGTACGGAGCCTGCGGCTCAGCCGGCTGGCCCTGATCGCCGACGGCGAAAGCCCCGAAGACCGCCTCCAGGCCGCCAATTTCGCCAACGAGGTGCTTCGGCTCGGCGCCGAAATGCGCTTCGAGACCTATCTGGATGACTCGCGCGACTGGTTCCGGCTCAATGAAACGATGAGCCGGGATTCGATCCAGCAGGCTGAGGCCGTCTTTATTCCGATCACAGGCAATAATGCGCCAACGCTCATCGGCGGCGCGCTCAGCAGTATGGACCGCATTGGCGCCGGCACCCGGGTCCTGGGCACCGTCTCGTGGCACAACCTTCCCATGAGTTCGCAGGCGAGCCAGTATAATGTGACCTATTCAAACGACTACTATGTCGACGAATCCGCGCCGGAGACCCAGGCTTTTATAAGCCAGTACCGCACGCTCGCCCGTGAACTCCCCACCCGACCGGCCTTTAGCGGCTATGACGTCGCCCGGTTTTTGCTCGAACGCGTCGCACAGCAACCCTACGACGCGCGACCGCTCATCGAACGCATCCACGCCGCGCCTCCTTTCGAGGGCCTGAGCATCCGGCTGGACTTCGCAGAAGGCAATGTGAATGAGGCCCTGTATTACCATCGCTATGTAGATGGCGCCGTCACCCTCATGCGGTAG